Proteins encoded together in one Salvelinus fontinalis isolate EN_2023a chromosome 6, ASM2944872v1, whole genome shotgun sequence window:
- the LOC129857877 gene encoding C-X-C motif chemokine 14-like isoform X2, producing the protein MHRCTTAALLLLVIALYSIHTEAYKCRCTRKGPKIRYKDVQKLEIKPKHPFCQEKMIFVTMENVARFKGQEYCLHPKLQSTKNLVKWFRIWKDKHRVYES; encoded by the exons ATGCATCGTTGTACAACAGCGGCGTTGCTTTTGTTAGTTATTGCCTTATATTCCATCCACACAGAAG ccTACAAGTGCAGGTGCACAAGAAAAGGGCCAAAGATTCGCTACAAGGATGTGCAAAAGCTGGAGATCAAACCCAAACATCCTTTCTGCCAAGAGAAGATGATATT TGTCACCATGGAGAACGTGGCGCGCTTCAAAGGTCAGGAGTACTGTCTGCACCCCAAACTGCAGAGTACCAAAAACCTGGTCAAGTGGTTCCGGATCTGGAAGGATAAGCATAG GGTGTATGAATCTTAA
- the LOC129857877 gene encoding C-X-C motif chemokine 14-like isoform X1, protein MHRCTTAALLLLVIALYSIHTEAYKCRCTRKGPKIRYKDVQKLEIKPKHPFCQEKMIFVTMENVARFKGQEYCLHPKLQSTKNLVKWFRIWKDKHSRVYES, encoded by the exons ATGCATCGTTGTACAACAGCGGCGTTGCTTTTGTTAGTTATTGCCTTATATTCCATCCACACAGAAG ccTACAAGTGCAGGTGCACAAGAAAAGGGCCAAAGATTCGCTACAAGGATGTGCAAAAGCTGGAGATCAAACCCAAACATCCTTTCTGCCAAGAGAAGATGATATT TGTCACCATGGAGAACGTGGCGCGCTTCAAAGGTCAGGAGTACTGTCTGCACCCCAAACTGCAGAGTACCAAAAACCTGGTCAAGTGGTTCCGGATCTGGAAGGATAAGCATAG CAGGGTGTATGAATCTTAA